In Kaistia algarum, the DNA window CGTCGCTCCAGCGGCAAGAACTCCGCCCTCGAACTCGACGGCTCGACCGTCTGCGTGCAGACCGGGACGACGACGGAGCCGAATTTCATCGACTTCTTCACGACCAACAACATGAAGTTCACCGAGGTCACGTCGGCAACATCAGATGAATCGGTCGAGAACTACAAGGCCGGCAAATGCGACGTCGTCACCTCCGACGTGTCGCAGCTCTACGCCGAGCGCGCCGGACTGCCCGACGCGGGCGAGAGCCTCATCCTGCCCGACGTCATCTCGAAGGAGCCGCTCGGCCCGGCCGTGCGCCAGGACGACCCGCAATGGCGGCTGATCGTCCAGTGGGTGCATTTCGCGCTGCTGAACGCCGAGGAGCTTGGCGTCGCCTCCGATACGATCGATGCAGCCAAGGCTTCGAAGAAGCCGGAGGTCATGCGACTCGCCGGCACGGATGGCGACTTCGGCGCGAAGCTCGGGCTCGCCAATGACTGGGCGATCAATGTCGTCGCCAAGGTCGGCAATTACGCCGAGATCTACGAACGCAATCTCGGCGTCGAATCGAAGCTCGGCATCCCGCGCGGCCTCAACCAGCTCTGGAGCCGCGGCGGCATCCAATACGCCCCGCCGATTCGCTGATCGGAGAGGGACGCGCGAGTTTTCCCAAGGGTCTGGCCATATCGCAATGGCCGGGCCAGTTGGCCTTGACGCTCCCTCCCTCACCGACTAGGTTCCGCGCCAATTCGAGGCCCGGCCGGATTCATCCGGAAAATGCCTCTTAGAGCCCGTAGCTCAGCCGGTAGAGCACGTGACTTTTAATCATGGGGTCATGGGTTCGAATCCCATCGGGCTCACCAAACAAATCAACAGCTTGGCTGTTGTACCCCGTGAACCTTCCTGAAATGAGCGACCACCCTACGGCGGGCGCCAAGGCGCTTGCGCGGTGACGCGGTGCGCACCGCGCGTTTGCGCCGCCGGATCCCCGCCTCCGTCGTGATCGGGCGCCGCGCCTACGCCGTCGTCCGTCTGATGATCTCGGCCTCTCCCCCTCGCAGGCCATGAGCATCGTTGGTTGATCGGAATCAGCCGGCGCCCGGCGCAAGGACTTCCTCGAATTGTGCGGCGCCCCAACAGATATGCCACAGTCGCCCGCAGAATAAATGGTCAGAAACTTCCATATATCCCTAGTCTGAACGCTGTCGCATGTTTCGCGCATCGCCTGTACGCTTGGCGAATTCGGGCGCGAATCATATTTTCGGGATGGGGCGAATTCCATGAAAATCAGATCAGCATTGCGCGAGTTTTCGCGGATTCATGGCCAGGGACTGATCGCCGCTGGATTGGGCGCGGGCGTTACCCTGTCGACGGCCCATGCCGCCGAGCCGATCGTGTTCACCTATGAAACGCTGAATTTCGGGACCGACAGTACGTTTCTGACCGGCATTCGCGGCGACAACATCGTCGGCGATCATGTGATATCGGGCACGACCGAAACCGGCGGACTTTACTACAATCTCACGACGAAGACCTGGTCGCCGATGCCGGTTTCGACCTCGAACGGCGCGAACTTTCCCGGGGCGATCGGCTCCTCGCCTTATGGTCCGAGCTTCGGCACGCCGGAGGGCATCCTGCGGGTCGTGGGCAGCTACCAGACCGAGGCCTCGGCGCCCTATGATCTGAGCTATCTCTATGACGGCGCCGCCGCGCCGGGCCAGCAGATCACCAATCTCATCTATCCGAGCGGCGCCGCCGGCCAGACCCTCTACACGATTGCTCATAGCAATTTCGGCAATCAGGTCGTTGGCGACTATGACACCGACCTCGCGACCGGCAACGCCTTTATCTACAACATGGATACGGGCACTTTCTCGAACAACAATATTGCAGGCGCGATCAGCACGACTGCCTATGGGATCTATGGCGACAAGATCGCCGGCGGCTATTCGACAGTCGGAGACTTGAGCGGCCCGGTGTTCGAGCATGGCTACATCTATGACCAGACCGATGGAACCTATGTAACCTACGATCACGACGGCGCAATCGGCACCCATTTCGAAGGCATCACCGGCGCGGGCCGGGCGGGCGAATACAATCTCGTCGCGGACTGGATCAGCCCGGATGGCGCCACCCATCCGGCCGTTCTGCATGTCGCCGCCGATGGCAGTACGACCTGGTACGAGATCGACATTCCGGGCGAAGTCGTTTCGTCCAATTCCGCCTATGGCGACAATGTGGTCGGCGTCTATCTTGCCGACGGCAAGATCAATGGCTATGTCGCCACCATTCCGGGCATGTACAACCCGATCCGGAACGAAAGCTCCCTGACCGTTTCGGCCAACGGCGCGACCGGGATCGCGACCAATCCGGGCGGCGACGACGTCATCAACAGCGCCCCGATCCTGGTTTCCGGCAACAACAGCGTCGGCATCCAGGGCCAGACCTACGGCGTCATCACCAATACCAGTTCGATCACCACGACCGGCGCCGGCAGTTCCGGTGTCCAGATGAGCGGAACCTACGGCACGCTGCTGAACTACGGCACGATGACCGCCTCGCCTGGCGCCTTTGCCATCAGCACCGGAGCCAGCGCGCTGGGCACGGTTGTCGTCAATTCCGGTGTCATCGATGGCGCGGTCGATATCGAGGCCGGTCCCTATGCCCGCTTCGAGAACAGCGGCTGGCTCGGCATCACCGCGGCCGGTTCCGGCGTGACGCAGCAGATCAGCGGTATCTTCGCTCAGACGTCCGCCGGAACGCTCGGCTTGCGCATCGGCGACGGCAGCTATGACAGCCTCCATACCGACACGGCCCGCCTCGCCGGAACGCTGGCTGCCAGCTTCGATACCGATAGCCTGCTGAAGCGATACACCGTCGTTTCCGCTACGCAGGAGATCACCGGAGCGTTCGAGGCGCTAGAGACATCCGGCCTCCCCGACCTCTTCGCCGCCTGGCTGGGCTATACGCCGACGGACGTGACGCTGAACGTCGCGGCTGCCCTCGCCGCTCTGCCGGGCAATACGCCGAACCAGCAGGCGGTCGGCAGCGCCATTGATGGCATCATCAACAACACCGGCAACAACACCCTAGCCGCCCTACCCGAGGCGCTGGCCCCGCTCTATGCGCTGGATACGGCGCAGTTGCCGGCGGCGCTCGGCGCCTTGTCCGGCGAGGGCTATGCGAGCGAACAATCCATCATCGTCGGCGACAGCTTCTACAGCCGACAGGCCGTGCTCGGCCGCCTGCGCCAGGGTTCCTATGCCGGCCAGTCCGGCGCCATGGCGTCGCTCTCGGACGGCGGGCCGACCCTTGCTTATGGCGAGGAGGCCAAGCAGCCGGCATCCGTCGCGGCGCTCGGCTATGTGTCCAAGGATGGCGCGGCCGAGCCGAAGGCTTCGGGCGCCACGCTCTGGGGTCAGGTCTATGGCGGGTGGGCCGATCTGAACAGCGGCTCGGACCTTGCCGATGTGAGCGAGAGCATCGGCGGCATCATCTCGGGCGCCGACATCGGCATCGACGATTGGCGGGTCGGCGCGGCGCTCGGCTATTCGCAGTCGAACGCGGATGTCGGAGAACTGGGCAATTCGTTCAAGGTCGACAGCCTGCTTCTGGCGGCCTATGCCGGCACCAAGGCCGGGCCGGTCAATGTTCGCCTCGGCGCCAGCTATGCCTTCAACCAGATCAATTCCGACCGCCTGATCGCCTATCCGGGCTACCTCCAGCAAGCCAGCGCGCAATATAATGGCGGCACGGCGCAGGCCTTCGGCGAACTTGGCTACGGCTTCGCGGTCCAGAAGGTAGCCTTGGAGCCGTTCGTCGGCCTCGCCTATGTCAACGTCAACACGGACGGCTTCTCCGAGACGGGCGCGGCCGCTGGCCTGAACGGATCGTCGATGAATTCCGGCGTCGGCTACAGCACGCTGGGCCTTCGCGCCGCCACCAGCCTGGCGGTATCGGGCGGCATGGTCTTGCAGCCTCGCGCGTCGCTCGCATGGCAATATGCCTTTGGCGATCTCTCGCCGACGGCGCAGATGGCCTTTGTCAGCGCGCCGGGAGCGAGCTTCTCAGTGTCGGGCGTGCCGCTCGCCGAGAACACCGCGCTCGTCGAACTCGGCGCCGACCTTCTGGTCAACCCCAAGGCGCGCGTCGGCCTCTCCTATGTCGGGCAGTTCGCCGAGGATGTCAGCGACAATTCGGTCCAGGCCAATTTCAGCCTGAGCTTCTGACGCGCCGACATCGCATCTCGGGCGCATTTAGCAGCTCTGGCCGGCTTGATCATGATCGAGCCGGCCAGAGCTGTTTTCAGGATCGGTTGAGTCTGGGCGTTTAGATCTTGGCCGGCGCCGGGGCGGCAGGCGGCGTCACCGGTTTGGGCGCGGGGATCCAGCGGAAATTGTAGCGCTCGCCATAGGCCTTATAGAAAACCATCTTGTCGCCCTTGGCCGAATAGAGCGTGAAGACGCGGTTGGCGACGCTATAGGTCGGGAATACCGAAAGGTCGAGGTTGACGCCTCCGGTTGTATAGACCTGCGGACATTTGTTGCCGACGGCGATGCCGAACACCTTGTCCTTCTTGCGGTCCCAGCGGGTCACCGGCTTGCTGGTCGACGACGACATGACAAGCTGGCAGCCACTTCCATCCTTGCCGATCTGCACAAAGTCGAACCCGTCGGCCGGCGTGGCCGAGGCGGCTCCGCCCATCGTGGCGGAGAGGCCCAATCCGAGCGCAGCTGCACCCATCATCCCCAGAAAGGAAATCTTCATCGACAGCTCCCGTTAAGCCCCCAGGCCTGCGAACGCTGCACCAGGAAGGGCGGCGGGAGCAACAGGAATTTTGCGACGCACTCAACAATGTGCGACGCACCATTTCGGGGGCATGACATCGCGATGGAGCCTTCGCCCTGCCGGCCGACGCGAAAGGTTAGTCGGCTCAGCCGCGAATTCGTTCTATTCCGTCATTGCGTGAAGGAAAGCCGCCTGGTCCCCACGGGTAGGGCGTTAACCGAACATTCGTGTCAGGCGCTCGAGGATGGAGGTCCGGCTGTTCATGTCGGCCGCCTCGGCTTCCTGTTTCACATGGGCGAGTTCGGCGCGGCGCTGCTCGACGATCGAAGCCAAACGGTCCAGCAGCTCCGCGCGCCCCCCGACGACGATGGTGAAGGAGGTCTTGTCGATCTCGATCGCCGTCACAGGCTCCACCGCGGTGACGCTCGCCGTGCGGGAGAACCCCGTGAGCAGCGAAATCTCGCCGACCACGTCGCCCTTGCCCAGAACCGCGATCTCCTTGGAGCCGCCAGGAGAGTGGAAGGTCACCTTGGCCCGGCCGCCCGTGATCACGAACATCGATGCGTCCAGATCGCCCTGGCGCACGATCGAGGCACCCAAAGGGAAGCTCCGAACATGGGCGCGGTTCGCGAGCGCCTGGATTCCGTCCCAGCCGAAGCCCTCGAACAAGGGCAGCGTTTCCAGCGTCCCGGCGATCGTCATCGCGGCTCCTCGTTGCTACGAATCCTTCGATATTTCGACAGGCTTTTCGCGCCCAGCGCAAGAGCTCGGGACGCTGAAACCTACCCGGCCGGCGAGGCGCCGTCATAGGCCGCCTGCGCGGCGAAAACGGCGTCCATGTTGCTCTCGGCCCAATGGGTCAGAGCCGACACCGTCTCGGTCAGCGTGTGTCCAAGCGGCGTCAGTCGATATTCCACGGTGACGGGAACGGTCGGGAAGACGCTGCGCGAGACGAGGCCGTCGCGCTCCAGCTTCTTCAGGGTCTGTGAGAGCACCTTCTGGGAGATGCCTTTGATCTCGCGGCGAAGATGATTGAAGCGGACGGCGTCTTCCCGGAGCCGGTCGAGGATCAGCAGCGCCCATTTGTCGGCGAGGCGATCCAGCACCAGCCGGGTCGGGCAACGGTCTTCATAAACATTATAGATCCTGTCCATTGCCTGAACTTCCATCGATTGGCGGGCGCCGGCAGTTTCCCTGAGGAAACCATGTGAGCCGAAAGTGCCTTCTTTCGCGCTATATCCGCAGCGGCTATGTCTCCATATGATACAAAGTATCTATCAGAAACTTAGGAGATGATCCATGGCAGGCAAGATTCTCGTGCTCGGCGCAACGGGGCATGTCGGCAAGCCACTCGTCGCAGCGCTGCTCGCCAAGGGCGAGGCGGTGAAGGCGGCCTCGCGCTCGGGACAGCCGGTCGAAGGCGCCGAAGGCGTCGTATTCGACTTCGCCGATCCGGCGACCATCGCACCCGCCCTTGAAGGCGTCGACCGCGCCTTCGTTCTGCTGCCCACCGGTTATCTGGCAGTCACGGAATTGCTGCTGCCGCTGGTCGAAGCCGCCGCCTCGCGCAACATCAAGATCGTGTTCCAGAGCGTCTTCGGCGTCGATGCGGATGATTCAATCCCCTACCGTCAGGTCGAGATCGCCATCGAAAAATCGGGTACGCCCTATGTGATCCTGCGTCCGAACTGGTTCTCGGACAATTTCGTCACCTATTGGAAGCCCGGTATCGATCATGCCGGCACGATCGCTGTGCCGGCCGGCGATGGCAAATCCGCGTTCATCGACGTGCGCGACATCGCCGAGAGCGCGGCGGCAGCGCTAACCACGGATCGCTTCGACGGCAAGTCGTTCAACCTCACGGGTCCGGAAGCCCTCGGCTATGCGGATGCGGCGGCAATCCTCGCCAAGGTCCTCGGCAAACCGGTCGCGTATCAGGCAGTGGATGACGACACCTTCGTCGGCATCCTGACCGTCGCCGGTGTTCCCGAGGCCTATGCGCGCTTCCTGGCCAGCATCTTCTATCCGGTTCGCCAGGGCTGGACAGCCGGCGTGTCCGACGCGGTCGAGACCCTGACTGGCAAGCCGCCGCGCTCTGTCGAGACCTATGCCCGTGACAATCTTGCGACGCTCGCGGCTTGATAGGCCGCCAACCACCTTCTTCCCGCGTTGACGGTTTCGCCGTCCGGCGATAGCCATCGCTGCCGGCCTTTCCTGGCCGGCAGCGGGGGATGAGGGCGATGGCGGCAGCGAAGGGCGGCAAGGGGCGCGCGGCGGGTGCGCTGGGCGAATGGCTGGTGGCCGACGCCCTGCCCTTCTGGGCCGCGCATGGGGTCGATCGCAAGGGCGGCGGCTTCTTTGAGCGGATCGAGCCGGATGGCACGCCTATCGAGGAGCCGCGCCGGGCGCGCCTCGTCGCCCGGCAGATCTATTGCTTCGCGATCGGCCAGGAGCTCGGCTGGGGCGGCCCGGCGGGGGAATTGGTTCGGCACGGGCTCGACTTCCTGCTTGGCCGGCTGGTGCTGCCGGATGGGACCGTGCTGGGTGCCGTCGCCGTGGATGGCAGCCTGAGAAACGATCGCTACGATCCTTATGACTATGCCTTCGTGCTGTTCGGCCTCGCCGCGGCGGCGAAGCGGCTCGGCGACCGGAAGGAACTGCACAGCGTCGCGACGCGGATCCGCGAGCGTCTCGTCGCCTGCTGGGCGCATCCCTATCTCGGTTTCGAAGAGGCATCGCCGCGCACGCTTCCCCTGAAATCCAATCCGCATATGCATCTCTTCGAGGCGTTCCTCGCCTGGGACGAGATCGTGGGCACTGAGGATCCTTCCTGGCGTGCGCATGCCGACCGGATCGGCGAACTCGCGCTGACACGGTTGATCCTCCCCGAGACCGGCGCCTTGCCCGAGTTCTTCGACGGTGACTGGCGGCCGATGGCCGATGCGAAGGGTCTGCAGGTCGAGCCGGGCCACCAGTTCGAATGGGCCTGGCTGCTGCTGCGCTGGCTTGGCGCCAGACGCGACGAGCGAATCTTCTCGGCGGCTCTCAGGCTCGCCGCGATCGGAGAACGCTTCGGCGTCTCGATCGAGCGCAACGTCGCCTTTGGCGCGATCGATGAGCATTTCCATTTACGGGACGGCGAGGCCAAGCTCTGGCCGCAGACCGAGCGGCTGAAGGCGTGGCACGGGCTCGCCGGCCACAGGATGAACACCGACACTTCTCGTGCTCTCGCGGCGGAACGCGAGGCGGAAGCGGAGGAAGGTCTGATGCGTTATCTGGATCGCCGTCCGGCCGGCATTTGGCACGAGATCATGGCCGAGGATGGGAGCTTTCTTCCGGGGCCGGTTCGGGCGTCGAGCCTCTATCACATCGCCTGCGCCGCCGCGACATTGGCCGAGAAACCCGCATGAATGACGCAGCGCTCCGCCCCGCCGCCTTCCTCGACCGCGACGGCGTGCTGAATGTCGATGACGATTATGTCTTCCGCCCCGAGGCGCTGCGGCTCATTCCCGGCGCGGCGGCGGCCGTGCGGAGGATGAACGAAGCCGGTTTCGTCACCGTCGTCGTAACCAATCAATCGGGCGTCGCGCGCGGCTACTACTCCGAAGACGAAATGCACGCCTTCAACGCGTATCTCGCCGAGACGCTGGCCCGCGACGGCGCCAGGCTCGATGCGATCTATGCCTGCCCGTTTCACCCGGACGGCATTGTTGAGCGCTACCGCGCCGATCATTCAGACCGGAAGCCGAAACCCGGCATGATCCTGCGCGCCATCGCCGACCTTCGCCTCGATCCGGCGCGCTCCTTCCTGGTCGGCGACAAGGAAAGCGACATGCAGGCAGCGCGAGCTGCCCATGTCGATGGCTTTCTCTTTGAAGGCCCGGATCTGGCGACCTTTGTCGAGGGAATCCTGACGGCGCGCGCAACGCGCCGTTGATCGGCAGGGCGCCCTACCGCGTCCCATCCACCGTCAGCTGGCGTAGATACTGGCCATAGGCGCTCTTGCCGAGGGCCTTGGCGCGTGCCTCCAGCTGGACATCATCGATGAAGCCGAGGCGCCAGGCGACTTCTTCCGGGCAGGCGATCTTGAAGCCTTGTCGCTTTTCCAACGTGCGCACGAATTCCGCCGCCTCGATCAGGCTGTCCGGCGTGCCGGTATCGAGCCAGGCATAGCCGCGCCCCATCAGTTCGACGGCGAGTTCGCCGCGCTCCAGATAGGCGCGGTTAACGTCGGTGATCTCCAGTTCGCCGCGCGCCGATGGCTTCAGGTTGGCGGCAATGTCGACGACGCTCTCATCGTAGAAATAGAGCCCGGTGACGGCCCAGTTCGAGCGCGGCACCGCCGGCTTTTCTTCCAGCGACACGGCCTGCATGGCGCCGTCGAACTCGACCACGCCATACCGCTCCGGATCGGTGACATGATAGGCGAACACGGTCGCGCCGTTCTTCCTTGCCGTCGCCGCGCCCAGCAGTTCCGGCAGGCCGTGGCCGTAGAAGATGTTGTCGCCGAGCACGAGGCAGGACGACGAGCCGGCCACGAATTCAGCGCCGATGATATAGGCCTGCGCCAGGCCGTCGGGGCTGGGCTGCTCCTTGTAGGAGATCGAAATGCCCCAAGTGGAACCGTCGCCGAGCAGCCGCTGGAAGGCCGGCAGGTCGAGCGGCGTCGAGATGATGAGAATGTCCTTGATCCCGGCCAGCATTAGCGTGGTCAAGGGATAATAAATCATGGGCTTGTCGTAGATCGGCATGAGCTGCTTCGACGTGACCAGCGTCATCGGATGCAGCCGTGTCCCGCTACCGCCGGCTAGGATGATGCCTTTCATTGTTCTTGTTTCCTTTGGTTGAACCGTCCATGCCTTCCGAAGGCTCGATATGACCGGGATCGGGAGGTTCTGACAACTCCCCGCCGCTGCATCATGCCGCTTGGCCGGCCGCCTCCCAGCGGCTAGTGGAGAAGCGTTGCCAAAAGCTCACGGGGAAACGATGCGGCCGTACCCATACATGACCGATCGGCGACTACCCGGAAGCCAGCAGCTATGATGGCGCTCTCCTTTGATGCCCGGCTCTGGCTGCTGCTGGCCGCCCTCCTCGTCGATGCACTTATCGGCGATCCAGACTGGCTCTGGCGGCGGGTACCCCATCCGGTGACCTGGTTCGGAGCGATCATCGGTTCGCTGGACAGGCGCCTCAATGCCGCGCCGCCTGCCTCGGGCGAGGCGCAAGGCCGTCGCCTTGTCGGCGTGCTCGTCGTGATCTTCCTCGTCGGCTTGTCGCTGGGAGCAGGCTGGCTGCTGGAACGGCTGCTCATGACAACGCCGGCCGGCTATTCCCTGGTGGTACTGGTGGCGGCGATCCTGCTTGCCGGCCGCTCGCTCTATGATCACGTCGACGCGGTGCGGCTCGCTTTCGCACATGACGGCCTGCGGGCGGCGCGCGAAGCGGTGTCGCAGATCGTCGGGCGCGACCCCGACAAGCTCGACGAAGCCGGCGTCTCCCGCGCCGCGATCGAATCGACCGCCGAGAACTTTTCCGACGGGCTGGTCGCGCCGGCGCTGTGGTTCGCGCTGCTCGGACTGCCCGGCCTATTCGCCTACAAGATGATCAACACCGCCGATTCCATGATCGGTCACAAATCGGAACGCCACCTCGCCTTTGGCTGGGCCGCCGCCCGTCTCGACGACCTCGTCAACCTGCCGGCGAGCCGCCTATCCGGGTTCCTGATCGCGATGGCTGCACCCTTTGTCGGCGGGACGATCCAGCGGTCCTTCGTCGTCATGCTCGACGATGCCGGCAAGCACCGCTCGCCCAATGCCGGCTGGCCCGAAGCCGCCATGGCCGGCGCCCTCGACATCGCGCTCGCCGGCCCCCGCCGCTATGGCGAACTCGTGGTCGACGATCCGTTCCTGAACGACACCGCCCGCCACGATGCCTCGATGAACGATATCAGGCGGGCGCTGCGCGTACTGCAGGTCGCTGGCGCACTCGGCGCCGTGCTCATCGTTATCATCGGACTCTGGCGGCTATCCTGAGGATCGCCTCGATATCGAGATGCGCCTCCAGATGGTCGGCAAGCCTGTCCAACGTCTCCTCGACATTGGATTCGTACGAAACGTCAGACGGTTCGACGCCAAACCTCGCGAGGAAGTCGCGTCGGAACGGGTCGGATCCGAAGAGGCCGTGGACATAGCTGCCCCGGACGCGACCATCCGCCGACATCGCCCCCTCGCCGCCAGCTTCCGTCGTCAGCCACGGCCGCTCGCGGTCCGGTCCCTCGGTCCGCCCGAGATGGATCTCGTAGCCCGCAACCGCCAGTCCGCATCCGGCCTCGGTTCCGGCAAACGGCGCTGTCCGCTTGTCGCCGGTGAGTATGGTCTCGACATCGAGCAGCCCCAGTCCTGCGACGCTGCCAGCTAGACCCTCGACGCCATCGGGATCTGCGATCGTCTGTCCGAGCATCTGATAACCGCCGCAGAGCCCGACGATGCTCCCGCCGCGCCGACGATGCGCCAGGATGTCAATGTCCCAGCCCTGTTGCCTGAGGAACATCAGATCGGCCATCGTCGATTTGGAGCCTGGCAACAGCACGAGATCGCAAACGGGGATGGCGTCGCCGGGCCGCACCAGGACAAGCGCAACGCCCGGCTCCTGCTTCAGAGGATCGAGATCGTCGAAATTGGCGATCCTCGGCAGGAGCGGCACGGCAATCCGCACGCCATCGCTTCGCGGCGCTCCGCCGGCCAGATCGAGAATATCCTCCGGCGGCAGGCGTGACGCCTCGGCGAACCAGGGAACGACCCCGAGCGCCGCCCAGCCGGTGGCGCCGCGAATGGCCGTGACGCCCTCATCGAATAGACGAAGATCACCACGCATCTTGTTGATAATGAAACCTTCGATGCGATCCCGGTCAGAACGCGGCAGGATGGTACGCGTGCCGACGAGGCTCGCAATGACGCCGCCGCGATCGATGTCGCCGACGAGCACGACCGGAATATTGGCGGCCTCGGCAAAGCCCATATTGGCGATGTCGCCGGCGCGAAGGTTGATCTCCGCCGGGCTCCCCGCCCCCTCGACCAGCACGATATCGGTATCGCGGCGCAGGATGGCGAAACTTTCCAGCACCTTCGGCAGAAGTTCGGCCTTCCGCGCACCATATTCCCGCGCCCGCATCGTGCCGAAGCGCTGGCCCTGAACGATGATCTGCGCGCCGGTCTCGCTCTCGGGCTTCAGCAGCACCGGGTTCATATGAACGCTCGGCGCCAGCCGTGCCGCCCGTGCCTGCAAAGCCTGCGCGCGGCCGATCTCGCCGCCATCGGCCGCCACCGCCGCATTGTTCGACATGTTCTGCGGCTTGAACGGCGCGACCCTGAGCCCGCGCCGCACGAGCAGCCGCGCCAGCCCGGCAACCAGCGTCGACTTGCCGACATTGGAGCCGGTACCCTGGAACATGATCGCGGCGGCAGTCATGGACGGGCTATCTCGTGGAAGGAAGAAAGGCCCTCACCCCAACCCTCTCCCGCAGGCGGGCGAGGGAGCCGGACGGTGCTTGGCACGAGCGACACAGCCGATCGTTGGCGCCCCCTCTCCCGCTCGCGGGAGAGGGTTGGGGTGAGGGTCTTCCTTGCCGCCACCCACGACTCCCTCAAAACTCGATGCCCTTCTGCGCCTTCACGCCGGAGCGGAACGGGTGCTTCACCATTTCCATCTCGGTCACGAGATCGGCGATCTCGATCAGCGCCTCAGGAGCGTTGCGGCCGGTGACGATGACGTGGAGATCGTGCGGCTTCTCGTCCCGCAGGAAGGCGACGACTTCGTCGACGGGCAGATAATCGTAGCGAAGCACGATGTTGAGCTCGTCGAGCAGCACCACATGGTTGGTGCCGCTGCGGATCAGTTCCTTGGCCGTCTCCCAGGCATTGCGCGCCGCCGCGATGTCGCGCTCGCGGTCCTGCGTTTCCCAGGTGAACCCTTCGCCCAGCCGGTTGATGGTGACGAGGTCCCCGAATTTCTCCAGCGCCAGCCGTTCGCCCGTCTCCCAGGAACCCTTGACGAACTGGACCACGGCGACCGGGAAGCCATAGCCGAGCGAGCGGAAGACAACCCCGAAGGCTGCCGTCGACTTGCCCTTGCCCTTGCCGGTATGGACCATCAGCAGGCCCTTCTCGACCGTCTTCGACGCGAGGATCTTGTCGCGCACGGCCTTCTTCTTCTTCATCTTTTCGGCGTGGCGAGCATTGATCTCGGCCTCGGTCGGCTCGGTATTCATGCAGTTTCCTTCCACAAGAGCGGCTGTCCGGCGCGCATCTCGGCGAGATCGGCGTGGACGGAATTGCGGCGCGGCGACCAGAGGCCGCGATCGATCGCCTCGGCGAAGCGGGTCGACATCTCGGAGAGTGCCGCCGGATTGGCGTCGGCCACGAAGTCGCGCACGGTCTCGTCGCCCAGATAGGCGTCGTACAGCGCGTCGAAATGATGGTCGCCGACAGCGTGCGTCGTCGCGGCATAGCCGAACAGGAAATCGACCGTCGCCGCCATTTCGGAGGCGCCCTTATAGCCATGGCGCATGCAGCCGGCGATCCATTTCGGATTGGCGGCCCGCCCGCGCACGACGCGGCCAATCTCCTCGGAAAGCGGCCGCACGACCGGGCTGTCGGCGATTGCATGATCGCCATGATAGAGCCGGGGCGCCGAGCCCTTCAGCCGCTCGATCGACGCCGCCAGCCCGCCCTGGAACTGGTAATATTCGTCGCTGTCGAGGATGTCGTGCTCGCGATTGTCCTGGTTCTGGACTACGGCGTCGACGGCGGCGAGCCGGGCGCGCAGCCGGCCTTCCGCTGACGCGCCTTCTATGCCCGCGCCATAGTGAAATCCGCTGGCCGCGAGGAAATTGTCGGCGATCTCGGCCCGGTCCTGCCAGAGCGAATAGTCCATCAGCGTCTGCAAACCGGCTCCATAGCTGCCGGGCTTCGCGCCGAAGATCCGAGCCGTATGGTGCTCGCGCCGCCGCGCCGCCGCGAGCGGGTTGGCGTCGTCGTCCTCGTCGCGCTCGGCGATCGCCCGGATGGCGGAATCGATCAG includes these proteins:
- a CDS encoding winged helix-turn-helix transcriptional regulator, with amino-acid sequence MDRIYNVYEDRCPTRLVLDRLADKWALLILDRLREDAVRFNHLRREIKGISQKVLSQTLKKLERDGLVSRSVFPTVPVTVEYRLTPLGHTLTETVSALTHWAESNMDAVFAAQAAYDGASPAG
- a CDS encoding amino acid ABC transporter substrate-binding protein, with translation MSFRLNTMLARGVGLSLAFAAASAGAATLDAVKQRGTLNCGVNQGLLGFASPDDAGKWSGFDVDFCRAVATAVLGDPEKVTYVPLSANDRFDALKAGKIDLLSRNSTWTLGREADLGVNFAAVTYYDGQGFLVRRSSGKNSALELDGSTVCVQTGTTTEPNFIDFFTTNNMKFTEVTSATSDESVENYKAGKCDVVTSDVSQLYAERAGLPDAGESLILPDVISKEPLGPAVRQDDPQWRLIVQWVHFALLNAEELGVASDTIDAAKASKKPEVMRLAGTDGDFGAKLGLANDWAINVVAKVGNYAEIYERNLGVESKLGIPRGLNQLWSRGGIQYAPPIR
- a CDS encoding autotransporter outer membrane beta-barrel domain-containing protein, giving the protein MKIRSALREFSRIHGQGLIAAGLGAGVTLSTAHAAEPIVFTYETLNFGTDSTFLTGIRGDNIVGDHVISGTTETGGLYYNLTTKTWSPMPVSTSNGANFPGAIGSSPYGPSFGTPEGILRVVGSYQTEASAPYDLSYLYDGAAAPGQQITNLIYPSGAAGQTLYTIAHSNFGNQVVGDYDTDLATGNAFIYNMDTGTFSNNNIAGAISTTAYGIYGDKIAGGYSTVGDLSGPVFEHGYIYDQTDGTYVTYDHDGAIGTHFEGITGAGRAGEYNLVADWISPDGATHPAVLHVAADGSTTWYEIDIPGEVVSSNSAYGDNVVGVYLADGKINGYVATIPGMYNPIRNESSLTVSANGATGIATNPGGDDVINSAPILVSGNNSVGIQGQTYGVITNTSSITTTGAGSSGVQMSGTYGTLLNYGTMTASPGAFAISTGASALGTVVVNSGVIDGAVDIEAGPYARFENSGWLGITAAGSGVTQQISGIFAQTSAGTLGLRIGDGSYDSLHTDTARLAGTLAASFDTDSLLKRYTVVSATQEITGAFEALETSGLPDLFAAWLGYTPTDVTLNVAAALAALPGNTPNQQAVGSAIDGIINNTGNNTLAALPEALAPLYALDTAQLPAALGALSGEGYASEQSIIVGDSFYSRQAVLGRLRQGSYAGQSGAMASLSDGGPTLAYGEEAKQPASVAALGYVSKDGAAEPKASGATLWGQVYGGWADLNSGSDLADVSESIGGIISGADIGIDDWRVGAALGYSQSNADVGELGNSFKVDSLLLAAYAGTKAGPVNVRLGASYAFNQINSDRLIAYPGYLQQASAQYNGGTAQAFGELGYGFAVQKVALEPFVGLAYVNVNTDGFSETGAAAGLNGSSMNSGVGYSTLGLRAATSLAVSGGMVLQPRASLAWQYAFGDLSPTAQMAFVSAPGASFSVSGVPLAENTALVELGADLLVNPKARVGLSYVGQFAEDVSDNSVQANFSLSF
- a CDS encoding SDR family oxidoreductase, which codes for MAGKILVLGATGHVGKPLVAALLAKGEAVKAASRSGQPVEGAEGVVFDFADPATIAPALEGVDRAFVLLPTGYLAVTELLLPLVEAAASRNIKIVFQSVFGVDADDSIPYRQVEIAIEKSGTPYVILRPNWFSDNFVTYWKPGIDHAGTIAVPAGDGKSAFIDVRDIAESAAAALTTDRFDGKSFNLTGPEALGYADAAAILAKVLGKPVAYQAVDDDTFVGILTVAGVPEAYARFLASIFYPVRQGWTAGVSDAVETLTGKPPRSVETYARDNLATLAA
- a CDS encoding Crp/Fnr family transcriptional regulator, with the protein product MTIAGTLETLPLFEGFGWDGIQALANRAHVRSFPLGASIVRQGDLDASMFVITGGRAKVTFHSPGGSKEIAVLGKGDVVGEISLLTGFSRTASVTAVEPVTAIEIDKTSFTIVVGGRAELLDRLASIVEQRRAELAHVKQEAEAADMNSRTSILERLTRMFG